Genomic DNA from Dehalogenimonas lykanthroporepellens BL-DC-9:
TTATTAAAATGGAATCATGTTCAATAATCGATTCAACCTATCGATTACGAATTATAATCAACTCAAGCTTTTTGATGGTTTCTGACGGTTCAGGCCGTATCAGGTAGTCCACATTCACCTCTGCATCGAGAATACGCCGACTTCGATCAACAATCAGCCGTGCTGGCATGGGAAGCCGCCATAGTCCGTCTGCATTGGCTCGTTGAAGGTCCACTCCCAAAGCGGCGTAGACTTTTTGCAGACGAAGAGGTAACTCAAAAACCAAACCGAGAGATTCGGAGAGGGTAAGCCCGACATCACTGAACACCTCGTACTTAAGCCCTAATTTACGTTTTACTGCATGATTGATTGACGGCTTTTGGGGAGAAATTGCAATTAATCCAGCTCTCATCCTATTGATTTCGTCGAAAGAATCATTTAGAGCTTCCAGCTCCAAATTACAGTAAGGTCACCAAATTCCCCGGTAGAAGGTGACAACCGTATATTCTCGATACAAGTAACTTGCTGGTTTGACAGGCAAACTTCGGCTATTCATAAGCATCGCATCGGGAAACGTGTCACCTTTTTGTACAGTTTGCTCTAGGATGCCCGATTTACTCAATTCCTCGGTGGAGGATTGCATGATCAATCTGTAATCCTTGGGAATTCTTGCAACCGAGTTCAGCTTGTGGTCGTTTATTCTGTCTTTGAGAGTCTGCATAACGCCATCCTAATCAATCACCACGTGTTGGGGTCACCTTCCAATTTAAAATAACAAAGGGAATCGGGGAGTGCCGTAGCAATCGCTACAATGGAAAACTTTTCAGGGGCTGAATAGCCTAATGCAGGCACAGTTTATGAAAAAGGTTGGCATGGGGGTCGGCATGCGGGGGAATCTAAATGACTGCTCAAACCAGTGCAGACAACAGATTGTTAAAAAGTAGATCGTGGATAGTGGCAAGTCCCTCGAAACGTTTAACTCCCATGGTGGCGAACCAGTTTCAGTACCTTGTGGGTCACGACCCCGAAAAGGCGTTCCTCCACCACGGTCTGAACCCGGAAGACGTCCGCGCCGCTTTTCACCCTGTCTTCCGGTCTCACGTCCAGACCGGGGAGCCCGCAGGCCGTAGCGTCGATTTTGTTGGCGAGGTCCTCCGGAGGAGTTTCGATGAACTCGAGCGGAAAGGTCTCCAACTCGGCGAAGGATGCGTCGTCCGATCCATACAACCGCTCACCCGGTACGGCACGCAGCAACGCGGCTTCCTGTGAGCTTGCCAGGATCAGCTCTCTCACGTCCCCGGCGGCCGCAGCTTTCTCGGGACCACTAAGCAGGGTCACAGCTCAAGCTCGCTTCCTTGTTCGTAGATGACCGGCGCAAGGCCGCTCGGGGTCAGGATGTAGGCTTCCTGATCGAGCTGGGTGGCCGGACGCAGCTCGGTGAGCCGCTGCCGGTAGTCGGCGAGCAGATCGGCCTCGAGCTTGGCCCAGTGGCCGGGCTGGCCGGTTTTATCCACCCGCTTGTCGCCACTGGAAAAGGAGAAGGCGTTGGCGGTGGCCGAACGCATGACCTGGCAGGCGTGGATCTGCGCCATGATCACCAGGAGCTCGCGGACCTCGCCGGTGGGATCGGGGGTGATCTCTCCGACCGTGATCGTCAGCGATTGGTCGAGGTCACGGCCGACCCGAAAAACGGCCTTCCGGACGCATCTCTCCAGAGTCTGGTCCTCGAAGAGAGATGCGCCCGGATCGGACAAGTCGAGCCGCAGGTCGGCGATCAGGTCACTCAGCAACACCTTGCAGACCCTCCAAACGGCTCTTGAGCGCGTCGATCACCGTGCGGCGTTTCTCGGTGTCCATGTAGCCTTTGAGGGTCTCTGGATTGGCTTCCTCGTTGACCCTGGAGATGGCGTCGGTGGCGGAGAGTTTGCTCAGGTCCACCGGTTCCGCGTCCTGGTCTGGCTCTGGAGGGGCGAGCGGTTCCTGCTTCGGTTTGTCGGCTATGGCCAGGCGGCCGTTCTTGAGCGCCGCCTGGATCTGCTTGGTGAGGCGTTCCACCTCGACCACCTGGCCGGGCTTGAGTTTCAGCCCGGCGTCGGGGATCACCAGAACGCCGGGACGGATGTTCTTGATTCGATTCATCTCACGTCACCTCCTAAGATTACGGAACCAGTTTGACCTTGGCCATGATGTCAGGGCGGGTAATGCCCTGGCCGATTTCAGACCACACCAGCCAGCCGGTCTTGAAGCGGGTCTTCTGATCGATGGACTCCGTCTTCAGGTTTTCGCGCACCGGCATCTTTCCGACCTCTTCATCCGGGACGATGATGATCTCGCCCAGCGGCATGGAGGCGGTCAACAGGATGCCGCCGGTGCCGTAGTTCTTGATGACACCCTTCTGACGCAGCTCGAGCTTGGTCTGGGGATCGAGGTTCCAGCCGCGCATGTCGTTGAACCGGCGGCCGCGCATGACGATGTACTTCACCGACAGCTCCAGGTCCTCGATGATCGAGATGGCCTCGTTCAGTGCCTCCTCGGTGAGCAAATCGCCGGTGACCTCGATGGTGTTGGTCGCCGGGATGGCCGAGGAGAGCACCGAGATGGTGCGGCGATCCATCTCCTTACGGATGGCGTCAGCCGCGCTGGTCTGGATGTCCATCAGCGTGCCGATGTTGCCGTTTTTGAGGACGGAAACGTCCACCATCGGGTTGGAGTGGATGCGGTTGGTGGGGAACTCGACCTCGTCCTTGCCCACCTCCTGCTCCTGGGCGTCGCCGTCCTTGCTGATCCAGTGGGCCTTGACGGTCGGTTTCTTCTGGTAGACCGGACGTTCGCCCTTGGGCAGCGTGTGCTTGGTGAGCAGCAACGAGGAAATCTCCTTGCGCTTGATCTCCCGTTCGATGGGCGCGGCGATGGCGGCGGCAAGCGCCCGCATGCCTTCGGGCGACTCGAGAGCCTCGCTCATGAGCCGCGCCATGGTTTCCATGTACTCCTGGGAGTGGATCTTCAACTGATTGGTTTTCATGTGCGTTGGCTCCTTGGGTTAGACGAGCAGGCGGAATTTGAGGACGCCGCTCTGTACGGAAATGGCGTGGGCGACGACGTGCTCCCCGGCCGCGACGCCGTTGGTCAGGCGACCGCCCGCCGAAACTTTCAGGTCGTCTCCGGCGACGACGGTCCCTTCGAAGGCGTCGGTCTCGTAGACGCCGCCGTCGCAGTAGATGCCTGGCATTTCGCCACCGGCGTAATCCTTGATCAGGATGCCGAAGGAGCGCTTGGTGGGATCGGTGTTGACGGCGAACAGGTCGTCGCCGACCACGCGGACCACCTGGCCGAGTTGGCCGTCGCCCTGGATGTGGCCGTCGCCATAGGCGAGGCTGCGGTGACACGGATTGATGAATGACATGGTGTTTCCTCCTTAAGCGTTGATTTCCGAGTGTTCGGGAGTGTCCTCGCCGACACGGTTGCGGTAAGCGGCCATGAACCCGTCGCGCAGGCGGTCCTCGAGCGACACCTTGCGGTCGTCCACATCGTGGGGCCGGACACCGGCGTCGCTGCGCAGCGGGGTTTCCGTCGATGCCTTGGCGGCGGGCTTGCCGCCCTGGTCGCTGTCGGCGGGTTTCTCTTCCTTGTCCTTGTCCGCTTTTGCCGACTTGGGCAGGCGTTCGTAAGCGGCCTCGGTGGCGGCGAATGCTTCGTCGGACAGTTCGGCCAGGCGTTTCAGTTCGGCTTCCCGGTCCTCCTCGGAAGCGAAGGAGAGTCCCTGCTTCTCCAGACGGGTGAGCAGCTTCTTGGCGCGGGAGCGGCAAGCGGCCGCCTTTTGTTCGGCTTCCAGTTCCTGGACGCGTTTCTGCAGCTCGGCGACCTGGGCCTTGAGCTGGCGGTTTTCCTTTTCCAGGTCGGAAACGCGAGCGGGATCGCCTTCCTGCTGGGCCGGTTTCTTCTTGGCCGCGTCAGATTCAGTCTTGGCGGCCGGGTCTTCGGTAGGTTTGGTTTTGTCTTCCATCGTGGAATCTCCTTCGGGTTGGGATTGGTCGGGCTGGCTCTGAAGGGACGCCACCTGCAGAATCCTGGCGTTCTCGTCCGCGCCTTTGCGGTCGAGCAGTCCCAGTCCGGTGAAAGTGACGCCGTGCAGAATCTCGAAAACGGGTTGGCCGTTGAAATCACGGCCCTTGAATTTGCGCAGGTGGGTGCAGTAGTCGGCCTTGTTCTGGAAGCGCTTGTGGCAGACCGAACATTCGCCTTCCTGGTAGTCGCATTCCATGGAGACCTGGGAGATGATCCCGCGCTTCATCAGCTTGTAGGCCAGCCGGGCGGCCGGGGTGTCGTGGACGTACAGCTCACCGACGCATTCCACGCGGCCGCCGTTGTCGTCCTCCAGGTAGTCGGCGGCGACGATGCCGCCCACGATGTCGTTGAACTCCTGCGAATGTTGCAGATCGACCTTCTTGTTCACGGCCGTCATATGCCGACCGGACAACTCCTCGGCGGTGAAGTGGTCGCCGTTCTTGTTGGTGCCGGTGCGACAGAGCACGAAGCTGAATTGGGGGTCGCCCGCCGAGCCGACATCCATGGCCTCGGTCGTGAGGCGTTCGCCTTCGCCCAGCTGGATGTCCACGGGGATGCTGGTGTGGAAGTTCGCTGCGGCGGCCATCGGAACGGGTTTTTCCTCCCGCTCGGCGCTGGCCTTGGCCCCGGGAGCGCAGACGAACAGACGCTCCTTGGCGTTGGAAGCCTCACCGTGCTTGGAGGTGATGGCGTAGTGGTGATCCTTGGACCTCATCCGGCTCTGCTTGCCGAAGGAGCCGATGATCCGCTTCATCTCCTGCTCGTTGGGATAGGCGTGATCGCGGTAGGAGATCAGCCAGTGCGGGATGTGCTTGGCGTTGCCGAGAAAAGTCTGGAAGAACTCGCTGGCGTTGGCCTTGGTGACGGTCTTGTGGTCGGTCTCGTAATACTTGACCTTGGTGTCGGCCTTGATTTCGAGCCCTTCCCAATAGGTCATGAGCCCCTCCACGAAGTGGTAGGCCCGCTCGTAATTGGTGGTCGAAAACTCGGTGGCGTAGGGCGGATCGAAGTAGGCCAGATCCGCCTTGGCTTTCGGCAGCAGGTCGTTGATGTCCTGCCGGTATGCCTTGTTCTCCTTGTCGTTGTCGAAGATCAGGGCGTTGATGCGCTGCAGGTTCTTGCGCAAGCGATCTTTGAACTCGTCGGGGGTGTCCTGGCGGCGGCCATAATCGGTGGACGACGAGAAGTGGCCGAAGCCACCCTTGCCGCTCATGCAGGTTTTGCCGAGGCCGAACAGGGCGATGTCTTTCTTGAAGCCGGAGAGCTTGTCGCAGTTGGCGCGGATGGTGTCGATCAGCGCATGGACGCCCTTGGCGAAGAAAATGCCCTTGAAGTTGTCCTGAACGAAGCTGCCCGCCTTGGCGTTGTCGGCCAGGAGTGCCTCGATCTCGTCCTCGCTCAGGCGAACCGAGTTGTTCTCGATGATCGCCTTGGCGGCATGGTGGCAGTAGCGGAGCCGGTCGTTGGCGATGACCTGGAGGCCCTTGGTCTTGTACATGTAGGCCACGACCGCAGACCCCGAAAAGGCATCCAGCACCGTGCCAGTGCCCTCCGGGGTATGCTTCCAGATCCAGTCGACGAGCTTCTGCTTACTGCCGATGTAGTTGGTGATGTACTTGGGGCGCTTCTCGGGAGGGAGCTCTTCAGGAGCGGACTGTTCGGCGGCCTCGGTCCCAAGCGCATCGGGATCGAGA
This window encodes:
- a CDS encoding alkyl hydroperoxide reductase/ Thiol specific antioxidant/ Mal allergen (KEGG: pat:Patl_0274 redoxin~manually curated~Contains selenocysteine~PFAM: alkyl hydroperoxide reductase/ Thiol specific antioxidant/ Mal allergen), encoding MQTLKDRINDHKLNSVARIPKDYRLIMQSSTEELSKSGILEQTVQKGDTFPDAMLMNSRSLPVKPASYLYREYTVVTFYRGIWUPYCNLELEALNDSFDEINRMRAGLIAISPQKPSINHAVKRKLGLKYEVFSDVGLTLSESLGLVFELPLRLQKVYAALGVDLQRANADGLWRLPMPARLIVDRSRRILDAEVNVDYLIRPEPSETIKKLELIIIRNR
- a CDS encoding conserved hypothetical protein (KEGG: dde:Dde_0927 hypothetical protein), which encodes MTLLSGPEKAAAAGDVRELILASSQEAALLRAVPGERLYGSDDASFAELETFPLEFIETPPEDLANKIDATACGLPGLDVRPEDRVKSGADVFRVQTVVEERLFGVVTHKVLKLVRHHGS
- a CDS encoding conserved hypothetical protein (KEGG: sfu:Sfum_3810 hypothetical protein), producing the protein MLLSDLIADLRLDLSDPGASLFEDQTLERCVRKAVFRVGRDLDQSLTITVGEITPDPTGEVRELLVIMAQIHACQVMRSATANAFSFSSGDKRVDKTGQPGHWAKLEADLLADYRQRLTELRPATQLDQEAYILTPSGLAPVIYEQGSELEL
- a CDS encoding conserved hypothetical protein (KEGG: dde:Dde_0925 hypothetical protein), translated to MNRIKNIRPGVLVIPDAGLKLKPGQVVEVERLTKQIQAALKNGRLAIADKPKQEPLAPPEPDQDAEPVDLSKLSATDAISRVNEEANPETLKGYMDTEKRRTVIDALKSRLEGLQGVAE
- a CDS encoding conserved hypothetical protein (KEGG: dde:Dde_0924 hypothetical protein); the protein is MKTNQLKIHSQEYMETMARLMSEALESPEGMRALAAAIAAPIEREIKRKEISSLLLTKHTLPKGERPVYQKKPTVKAHWISKDGDAQEQEVGKDEVEFPTNRIHSNPMVDVSVLKNGNIGTLMDIQTSAADAIRKEMDRRTISVLSSAIPATNTIEVTGDLLTEEALNEAISIIEDLELSVKYIVMRGRRFNDMRGWNLDPQTKLELRQKGVIKNYGTGGILLTASMPLGEIIIVPDEEVGKMPVRENLKTESIDQKTRFKTGWLVWSEIGQGITRPDIMAKVKLVP
- a CDS encoding conserved hypothetical protein (KEGG: dde:Dde_0923 hypothetical protein) — protein: MSFINPCHRSLAYGDGHIQGDGQLGQVVRVVGDDLFAVNTDPTKRSFGILIKDYAGGEMPGIYCDGGVYETDAFEGTVVAGDDLKVSAGGRLTNGVAAGEHVVAHAISVQSGVLKFRLLV
- a CDS encoding Site-specific DNA-methyltransferase (adenine-specific) (KEGG: sfu:Sfum_3806 D12 class N6 adenine-specific DNA methyltransferase~PFAM: D12 class N6 adenine-specific DNA methyltransferase) → MELFATDLERLAFLLEADAALTLDPDALGTEAAEQSAPEELPPEKRPKYITNYIGSKQKLVDWIWKHTPEGTGTVLDAFSGSAVVAYMYKTKGLQVIANDRLRYCHHAAKAIIENNSVRLSEDEIEALLADNAKAGSFVQDNFKGIFFAKGVHALIDTIRANCDKLSGFKKDIALFGLGKTCMSGKGGFGHFSSSTDYGRRQDTPDEFKDRLRKNLQRINALIFDNDKENKAYRQDINDLLPKAKADLAYFDPPYATEFSTTNYERAYHFVEGLMTYWEGLEIKADTKVKYYETDHKTVTKANASEFFQTFLGNAKHIPHWLISYRDHAYPNEQEMKRIIGSFGKQSRMRSKDHHYAITSKHGEASNAKERLFVCAPGAKASAEREEKPVPMAAAANFHTSIPVDIQLGEGERLTTEAMDVGSAGDPQFSFVLCRTGTNKNGDHFTAEELSGRHMTAVNKKVDLQHSQEFNDIVGGIVAADYLEDDNGGRVECVGELYVHDTPAARLAYKLMKRGIISQVSMECDYQEGECSVCHKRFQNKADYCTHLRKFKGRDFNGQPVFEILHGVTFTGLGLLDRKGADENARILQVASLQSQPDQSQPEGDSTMEDKTKPTEDPAAKTESDAAKKKPAQQEGDPARVSDLEKENRQLKAQVAELQKRVQELEAEQKAAACRSRAKKLLTRLEKQGLSFASEEDREAELKRLAELSDEAFAATEAAYERLPKSAKADKDKEEKPADSDQGGKPAAKASTETPLRSDAGVRPHDVDDRKVSLEDRLRDGFMAAYRNRVGEDTPEHSEINA